One Dokdonia sp. Dokd-P16 genomic window carries:
- a CDS encoding phosphoribosylglycinamide formyltransferase: protein MKRIVIFASGNGTNAQRIIEFFQDRTDAQVVQVLSNNPRAKVLQRASALDVAAFSFNRKAFYKGDDVLHLLKATQPDVIILAGFLWLFPEKIISAFSDKVINIHPALLPDFGGKGMYGMNVHEAVYAFAKAQHDKNPSQKVYTGITIHKVTPEYDKGDFLFQAKVEVSQEDTPEAIAEKIHQLEQAHFPEVIAEFLS, encoded by the coding sequence ATGAAACGAATTGTGATTTTTGCCTCGGGTAACGGTACAAATGCCCAGCGTATTATAGAGTTTTTCCAGGATCGTACGGATGCACAAGTCGTGCAAGTTCTTAGTAACAATCCGCGTGCCAAAGTACTTCAAAGAGCCTCAGCCCTTGATGTTGCTGCGTTTAGTTTTAACAGAAAAGCTTTCTATAAAGGTGATGATGTACTCCATCTTCTTAAAGCTACACAACCAGATGTCATCATTTTGGCAGGTTTTTTATGGCTATTTCCAGAAAAAATAATTTCGGCGTTTTCAGATAAGGTCATAAATATACACCCAGCATTGCTCCCAGATTTTGGAGGAAAGGGAATGTACGGCATGAATGTGCATGAGGCTGTTTACGCTTTCGCGAAAGCGCAACACGATAAAAATCCTTCTCAAAAAGTATATACAGGCATCACCATACATAAAGTAACGCCCGAATATGACAAAGGAGATTTCTTATTTCAAGCCAAAGTTGAAGTAAGCCAAGAAGACACACCAGAAGCAATTGCCGAAAAAATACACCAACTGGAACAAGCTCATTTTCCAGAGGTAATTGCAGAATTCTTATCTTAG
- the rnc gene encoding ribonuclease III yields MSAFKKIFNSRAEKDGSFFMRMHAIIGFKPKEIRYYEKAFTHRSLGLKKEDGNPLNYERLEFLGDAMLGSVIAAHLFNAVQGGNEGYLTKMRSKVVSRKHLNELGRDLNLVRYVRASIPLDNFGVNIHGNLFEALVGAIYLDRGYKYCEKFIAKRVIEPYVDIEKLEGRIISYKSVLIEWCQKEKRTFKFETFEDTGQDTVKHFGVKLFIDGKVVAKARATSKKKAEEIASKRTFYAFQREIETQ; encoded by the coding sequence ATGAGCGCATTTAAAAAAATATTTAACTCTCGTGCTGAAAAGGACGGGAGTTTTTTTATGCGAATGCATGCCATCATAGGCTTTAAACCGAAAGAGATAAGGTACTATGAGAAAGCTTTTACCCATCGTTCTCTAGGTCTTAAAAAAGAGGATGGAAATCCTCTTAATTATGAGCGATTAGAGTTTTTAGGTGACGCAATGCTTGGGTCTGTTATCGCAGCACATCTCTTTAATGCCGTACAAGGTGGTAATGAAGGATATTTAACTAAAATGAGATCTAAGGTGGTAAGCCGCAAGCACCTCAATGAGCTAGGCAGAGACCTCAATCTTGTGAGATATGTGAGAGCAAGTATACCATTAGACAACTTTGGGGTTAATATTCACGGCAATCTTTTTGAAGCTTTAGTAGGTGCTATATACCTTGATCGAGGTTATAAATATTGCGAGAAGTTTATAGCTAAACGTGTAATAGAGCCCTATGTAGATATAGAGAAGCTTGAGGGCCGTATCATTAGTTACAAGAGTGTATTAATAGAATGGTGCCAGAAGGAAAAGCGCACCTTTAAATTTGAAACTTTTGAAGATACTGGTCAAGACACTGTAAAGCATTTTGGAGTAAAACTTTTTATAGATGGTAAGGTTGTAGCAAAGGCTCGTGCTACAAGTAAGAAAAAGGCAGAAGAAATAGCCTCCAAACGCACCTTCTATGCTTTTCAACGAGAAATTGAAACTCAATAA
- a CDS encoding viroplasmin family protein produces the protein MAKTKKFYVVWEGKKPGIYESWKECKKMIDGYAGAKYKSFETFAKAKNAYNGDYNDFKGSSKKKKVLTAEEKAKYGFPNLYSIAVDAASSGNPGIMEYRGVDTQTVKQLFHQGPFKQGTNNIGEFLALVHGLAYLKKIGSDRLIYSDSRIAISWVKKKHCKTNLKQSPKNKDVFDLITRAEQWLKTNTYTTTIVKWETKAWGEIPADFGRK, from the coding sequence ATGGCAAAAACAAAAAAATTCTATGTAGTCTGGGAAGGTAAAAAACCTGGCATCTATGAGTCTTGGAAGGAATGCAAGAAGATGATAGATGGTTATGCCGGAGCAAAATACAAGAGTTTTGAAACCTTTGCCAAAGCAAAAAACGCATATAACGGAGACTATAACGACTTTAAAGGCTCCTCAAAGAAGAAAAAAGTACTCACCGCCGAAGAAAAAGCCAAATATGGCTTCCCCAACCTTTACTCTATTGCTGTAGATGCGGCAAGTTCTGGTAATCCAGGTATCATGGAGTATCGCGGGGTAGATACTCAAACGGTAAAACAACTCTTTCACCAAGGTCCTTTTAAACAAGGAACTAACAATATAGGAGAGTTTCTTGCGCTCGTGCACGGTCTTGCTTATTTAAAAAAAATAGGTAGTGATCGTCTTATATATAGTGACTCCCGCATAGCAATAAGCTGGGTAAAAAAGAAACATTGCAAGACCAACCTCAAGCAAAGCCCAAAAAACAAAGACGTTTTTGACCTCATCACACGCGCAGAGCAGTGGCTTAAAACAAACACCTACACAACCACCATCGTAAAATGGGAAACCAAAGCCTGGGGGGAAATTCCAGCAGATTTTGGCAGGAAATAA
- the fabF gene encoding beta-ketoacyl-ACP synthase II, with translation MELKRVVVTGLGALTPIGNNIQEYWEGLSTGKSGCAPITYFDAEKFKTKFACELKNFDALDFFDRKEARKLDRFAQYALVASDEAISDAGIDLDSVDKFRVGVIWGAGIGGLETFQNEVLNFGAGDGTPRFNPFFIPKMIADIAPGNISIKHGFMGPNYTTVSACASSANAMIDAFNYLRLGQCDIIVTGGSEAAVTQAGMGGFNAMHALSTRNDDFETASRPFDATRDGFVLGEGSGALILEEYEHAKARGAKIYAEVLGGGMSSDAYHMTAPHPDGIGVERVMLNCLRDAGLTPEDVDHINTHGTSTPLGDVAELKAIKKVFGDHAKEININSTKSMTGHLLGAAGAIESIAAILAMQHSLVPPTINHTTVDENIDPSFNLTLNKAQKREVNVAMSNTFGFGGHNACVLFKKLDA, from the coding sequence ATGGAGTTAAAGCGAGTAGTAGTTACCGGACTTGGTGCACTTACCCCGATAGGAAATAATATTCAGGAATACTGGGAAGGACTTTCTACAGGGAAAAGCGGGTGCGCGCCCATCACCTATTTTGATGCAGAAAAGTTTAAAACGAAGTTTGCTTGTGAACTTAAAAACTTTGACGCTCTCGACTTCTTTGATAGGAAAGAAGCTCGAAAGCTCGATAGATTTGCTCAGTATGCACTGGTAGCCTCAGATGAAGCTATCAGTGATGCGGGCATTGATCTTGACTCTGTTGATAAATTTAGGGTTGGGGTTATTTGGGGAGCCGGTATAGGTGGTCTGGAGACATTCCAGAATGAAGTCCTCAACTTTGGTGCTGGAGATGGCACCCCTAGATTTAATCCTTTCTTTATACCTAAGATGATTGCAGATATTGCCCCTGGTAATATCTCTATCAAGCATGGCTTTATGGGACCTAACTATACGACGGTTTCTGCTTGTGCTTCTTCTGCAAATGCAATGATAGATGCCTTTAACTATTTACGTTTAGGGCAATGTGATATTATTGTTACAGGAGGATCTGAGGCTGCGGTAACGCAGGCTGGTATGGGTGGTTTTAATGCAATGCATGCGTTGTCAACTAGAAATGATGATTTTGAAACTGCTTCAAGACCCTTTGACGCAACTAGAGATGGTTTTGTATTAGGAGAAGGTAGTGGTGCATTAATCTTAGAAGAGTATGAACACGCTAAGGCACGTGGTGCCAAAATTTATGCTGAGGTTCTAGGTGGCGGTATGTCTAGTGATGCTTATCACATGACAGCACCTCATCCAGACGGTATAGGTGTAGAGCGAGTAATGCTTAACTGTTTACGTGACGCAGGTCTAACACCTGAAGATGTAGATCATATTAATACACACGGTACATCTACTCCACTAGGTGATGTAGCAGAGCTTAAGGCTATCAAAAAAGTATTTGGTGATCATGCAAAAGAAATAAATATTAATTCTACTAAGTCTATGACTGGACACCTTCTGGGTGCTGCTGGGGCTATAGAGTCTATTGCTGCTATCCTTGCGATGCAACATAGTCTTGTTCCTCCTACAATCAATCATACTACAGTAGATGAGAATATAGATCCCTCTTTTAATTTAACGCTTAATAAAGCACAAAAGAGAGAAGTAAACGTAGCAATGAGTAACACTTTCGGTTTTGGAGGTCACAATGCTTGCGTTTTATTCAAAAAACTTGACGCTTAG
- a CDS encoding PfkB family carbohydrate kinase, whose translation MSKLVIVGSCAFDAIETPFGKTDKIIGGASPYIGLAAAQFDNVDPAIVAVVGDDFPQEYLDFLAERGINTDGIEVVKGGKTFFWSGKYHNDMNSRDTLATELNVLADFSPKVPASHKEAPIVMLGNLQPQVQLSVIEQMEVKPKLVILDTMNFWMDIALDELKTTLKKVDVITINDEEARQLSGEYSLVTAAKKIHEMGPKYVVIKKGEHGALIFEGDNMFFAPALPLADVFDPTGAGDTFAGGFAGYIAQAGDTSFETMKTALIYGSCLASFTVEKFGTERLQSVTPEEIKERLHQFKKLVQFDININN comes from the coding sequence ATGAGTAAATTGGTTATTGTTGGTTCTTGTGCGTTTGATGCAATAGAGACACCTTTTGGAAAAACAGATAAAATTATTGGTGGAGCTTCTCCTTATATAGGACTTGCTGCGGCACAGTTTGATAATGTTGATCCAGCCATTGTTGCCGTTGTAGGTGATGACTTCCCTCAAGAGTATCTTGATTTTCTTGCAGAAAGAGGAATTAACACAGACGGTATAGAAGTAGTAAAAGGTGGTAAAACATTTTTCTGGAGTGGTAAATATCACAATGATATGAACTCTAGAGATACACTAGCTACAGAACTTAATGTACTAGCAGATTTTTCTCCTAAGGTTCCTGCTTCACATAAGGAAGCACCTATTGTAATGCTAGGTAACTTACAACCTCAAGTACAGCTTAGTGTTATCGAGCAAATGGAAGTAAAGCCTAAGCTTGTAATACTAGACACAATGAACTTCTGGATGGATATCGCACTTGATGAGCTTAAGACTACGCTTAAAAAAGTAGATGTAATCACTATAAATGATGAGGAAGCTCGCCAGTTAAGTGGAGAGTACTCACTTGTAACTGCTGCAAAGAAGATCCACGAGATGGGACCTAAGTATGTAGTTATAAAGAAAGGAGAGCACGGAGCTCTTATTTTTGAAGGAGATAATATGTTTTTTGCCCCTGCATTACCACTTGCTGATGTTTTTGACCCTACAGGAGCTGGAGACACCTTTGCTGGAGGATTTGCTGGCTATATAGCTCAAGCAGGAGACACTTCTTTTGAAACTATGAAGACGGCTCTTATTTATGGCTCTTGCCTTGCCTCCTTTACGGTAGAAAAATTTGGAACAGAGCGTTTACAGTCTGTGACGCCAGAAGAAATAAAAGAGAGACTGCATCAGTTTAAAAAACTTGTGCAATTTGACATAAACATAAACAACTAA
- a CDS encoding IPExxxVDY family protein translates to MYKILLEDSIGYDFTLIAIHGSLEPYFLAYLLNKNLGLRLSRSREDLIIGNREEEASYPFFEFNDEHQYVDYYVLSNKTKIEVEAKAVIGLFESEKTLKTTYFIPEMPQVDYFIKVVEDGNAFAKAKALKILNQISHIVTAYEVDVSSLKNKEHLIFE, encoded by the coding sequence ATGTATAAAATTCTTTTGGAAGACTCCATTGGTTATGACTTTACGCTCATAGCTATACATGGTTCTTTAGAGCCATATTTCTTGGCATACTTACTTAATAAGAATCTTGGATTACGACTATCTCGTTCTCGTGAAGACCTCATTATTGGTAATCGAGAAGAAGAGGCAAGCTATCCCTTTTTTGAATTTAATGATGAACATCAGTATGTAGACTACTACGTATTATCAAATAAGACAAAGATAGAAGTAGAAGCTAAAGCTGTTATAGGTCTTTTTGAATCAGAGAAAACACTCAAGACTACCTACTTTATTCCAGAGATGCCACAAGTAGATTATTTTATAAAAGTAGTTGAGGATGGTAACGCTTTCGCGAAAGCTAAAGCACTAAAAATTCTCAATCAAATATCACATATTGTTACCGCTTACGAAGTAGATGTAAGCTCATTAAAAAATAAAGAACACTTAATTTTTGAATAA
- the pyk gene encoding pyruvate kinase, which yields MQKRKKTKIVATLGPATSKRQVLLDMMNAGVDVFRINFSHADYEDVKERVAMIRELSEETGYNTSILADLQGPKLRIGKMKEEVVVNPGDKITFSTESEFEGTKDRVYMNYKQFPRDVKAGERILLDDGKLMFQVDKTDGKTEVEATVIQGGPLRSKKGVNLPNTDISLPALTKKDVKDAIFALGLKVDWMALSFVRHAEDLQQLQELIKKHSDHKVPIIAKIEKPEAVANIDKIVAYCDALMVARGDLGVEIPAHEVPLVQKQLVLRAKRARIPVIIATQMMETMISSLTPTRAEVNDVANSVMDGADAVMLSGETSVGQYPVQVIEKMASICRNVEDSDLIKVPQAPPHIKTKRYITKAICYHAAHMADEIDAKAITTLTNSGYTAFQISAWRPSSHILVFTSNKRILTQLNLLWGVKALFYDKFVSTDETVEDIRQMALNTELVDKGDMLINLVAMPLLDKGMVNTLRVSEA from the coding sequence ATGCAGAAAAGAAAAAAAACCAAGATAGTTGCAACCTTAGGGCCAGCAACTAGTAAGCGACAAGTATTGCTAGACATGATGAATGCAGGAGTAGATGTATTCCGCATTAACTTTTCACATGCAGACTATGAAGATGTTAAGGAGCGCGTAGCTATGATACGTGAACTAAGCGAAGAGACTGGGTATAACACATCAATACTAGCAGATTTGCAAGGGCCAAAACTTCGTATAGGAAAAATGAAGGAAGAGGTAGTTGTAAATCCTGGAGATAAAATTACGTTCTCAACAGAAAGCGAATTTGAAGGAACAAAGGATCGTGTTTATATGAATTATAAGCAGTTTCCTCGTGACGTAAAAGCAGGTGAGCGCATTTTACTAGATGATGGTAAATTAATGTTTCAAGTAGATAAAACTGATGGTAAAACTGAAGTTGAAGCTACTGTAATTCAAGGAGGACCGTTACGTTCTAAAAAAGGGGTGAACTTACCTAATACAGATATATCACTTCCAGCACTTACTAAAAAAGACGTAAAAGATGCAATTTTTGCATTAGGACTTAAGGTAGACTGGATGGCACTTTCTTTTGTAAGACATGCAGAAGACTTGCAGCAACTACAAGAGTTGATTAAAAAGCACTCTGATCATAAAGTACCAATCATTGCCAAAATTGAAAAGCCAGAGGCTGTAGCAAATATTGATAAGATAGTTGCTTATTGTGACGCTTTAATGGTGGCGCGTGGAGATCTAGGTGTAGAAATCCCAGCACATGAGGTACCGTTAGTGCAAAAGCAATTAGTGTTGCGCGCAAAAAGAGCAAGAATACCAGTAATCATTGCTACACAAATGATGGAAACAATGATTTCTAGCCTTACGCCTACACGTGCTGAGGTAAATGACGTTGCAAACTCTGTAATGGACGGAGCAGACGCAGTAATGCTCTCTGGAGAAACTTCTGTAGGTCAATATCCAGTACAGGTTATTGAAAAGATGGCTTCTATATGTCGTAATGTAGAGGATTCAGATCTTATAAAAGTCCCGCAGGCACCACCACATATTAAGACTAAACGTTACATTACTAAAGCAATATGTTATCACGCGGCTCACATGGCAGACGAGATAGATGCAAAAGCAATTACTACCTTAACAAATAGTGGTTACACAGCTTTTCAAATCTCGGCATGGAGACCGTCATCTCATATTCTTGTATTTACATCAAACAAGCGCATACTTACACAGCTTAATCTATTATGGGGTGTAAAAGCACTGTTTTATGACAAGTTCGTAAGTACAGATGAGACGGTAGAAGATATTAGACAAATGGCTTTAAATACAGAATTAGTAGATAAAGGAGATATGCTTATCAATCTTGTGGCAATGCCATTACTAGATAAAGGAATGGTTAATACACTTCGAGTTTCTGAGGCGTAA
- a CDS encoding patatin-like phospholipase family protein: protein MKYFILITALILSFSTFAQEAQKEDVKVGLVLSGGGAKGFAHIGVLKVIEEAGVRIDYIAGTSMGAIVGGLYASGYNAAELDSIFTSVNFNNIIQDNLPRKAKTSYERDDAERYVVSLPFDHLKLSLPSSLSKGQNTYNLLAKNLDHTSNINDFSKLPIPFFCIATDVEKGEQVILDKGYLPEALGASGALPSLFSPVLINGKLLIDGGVTNNYPVEELRAKGMDIIIGVDVQDTLRGRSNLKSASEVLLQINNYRTAKAMEEKRAQTDIYIRPSIDAYSVVSFNDGKVIMGTGNTKAMEQYDALKEVAMRQKPLSRKRIKPTPQDSLQIAAVSITGNEQYTRAYILGKLKLTPPITVSYDDFYNGINNLTATENFNRIGHRLQKVNDEFVLHIELKESSSTQSLRLALHYDDLFRTAALINFTKKRVLFKNDIASLDFILGDNIRYDFDYYIDKGFYWSVGVNSSYTSFEQGVSARLIEDLRGIPLDGINRVSLNYQDLTNRIYIQTLLAKQFTFDIGIQHKFLDIETETVVSTDVEETAVIFERSNLGGLYSQLKYDSLDNKYFPNSGVLFDADFDLFLASSDYNNDFTEFGVANARIKYAGSIGNVFTATVEAAGGFKVGGADNNSLDFFLGGYGAKKVNNIVPFLGYDYLSIAGDGYVKALFEVDFEVFPKNHLNLSANFANVGYDIFDNPDNWLPPATFSGYSLGYGSETLLGPLRLKYTYSPEVKRSEWFISLGYEF, encoded by the coding sequence ATGAAGTACTTCATACTAATTACAGCCTTAATATTAAGCTTCTCTACATTTGCGCAAGAAGCACAAAAGGAGGATGTAAAAGTAGGTCTTGTACTTAGTGGTGGTGGCGCAAAAGGTTTTGCTCACATAGGCGTTCTTAAAGTTATAGAAGAAGCTGGTGTACGCATAGATTATATTGCAGGTACTAGCATGGGCGCTATAGTAGGAGGATTATACGCATCTGGATATAATGCGGCAGAGTTAGATTCTATTTTTACTTCTGTAAATTTTAATAACATCATTCAAGATAACTTACCTCGTAAGGCAAAGACCTCTTATGAGCGTGATGATGCAGAGCGATATGTAGTATCACTACCATTTGATCACCTTAAACTATCGCTTCCTAGCTCCTTAAGTAAAGGGCAAAACACGTACAATTTACTGGCTAAAAATCTCGATCATACTTCGAATATTAATGATTTTAGTAAACTCCCTATTCCTTTTTTCTGCATCGCTACAGATGTAGAAAAAGGAGAGCAGGTTATTCTGGATAAAGGATACTTACCAGAAGCACTAGGAGCTAGTGGAGCGCTACCTTCACTTTTTAGCCCCGTACTTATAAACGGAAAACTCCTTATAGATGGAGGCGTTACAAATAACTACCCTGTAGAAGAGTTGCGCGCAAAAGGAATGGATATCATTATTGGGGTTGATGTACAAGATACACTACGCGGTAGATCCAATCTCAAATCTGCATCTGAGGTGTTATTGCAAATCAACAACTATCGCACTGCGAAAGCGATGGAGGAAAAACGCGCACAAACAGATATTTACATACGACCATCTATTGATGCTTACTCTGTGGTTTCCTTTAATGATGGAAAAGTTATTATGGGTACAGGAAATACAAAAGCAATGGAGCAGTATGATGCACTTAAGGAAGTTGCAATGAGGCAAAAACCGCTTTCGCGAAAGCGTATAAAACCCACTCCACAAGATTCATTACAAATTGCCGCCGTGAGCATTACAGGTAATGAGCAATATACTAGAGCCTACATTCTCGGAAAATTGAAACTTACACCACCAATAACGGTGTCATATGATGACTTTTACAATGGCATCAACAACCTCACAGCCACCGAAAACTTTAATAGAATAGGTCACAGGCTGCAGAAGGTAAATGATGAATTTGTACTTCATATTGAGCTTAAGGAATCTAGTAGCACCCAATCATTGCGCCTAGCGTTACATTATGACGATCTTTTTCGCACGGCAGCACTTATTAATTTTACTAAAAAAAGAGTCCTTTTTAAAAATGATATTGCCTCACTAGATTTTATTCTAGGAGATAATATTAGATACGATTTTGATTACTACATTGATAAAGGTTTTTACTGGAGTGTGGGAGTAAACTCTTCTTATACCTCTTTTGAACAAGGCGTAAGCGCTCGTCTTATTGAAGATTTACGCGGTATACCTCTAGATGGAATTAATAGGGTGAGTCTCAATTATCAAGACTTAACAAATAGGATTTATATACAAACACTACTAGCGAAGCAATTTACATTTGACATAGGTATACAGCACAAGTTTTTGGATATAGAAACGGAAACTGTGGTCTCTACAGATGTGGAAGAAACAGCTGTTATTTTTGAACGAAGTAACCTGGGAGGACTATACTCTCAATTAAAATATGATTCCCTAGATAATAAGTACTTTCCTAACTCAGGAGTTCTTTTTGATGCAGACTTTGATTTATTTCTAGCCTCATCAGATTATAATAATGATTTTACAGAGTTTGGGGTTGCAAATGCACGTATTAAATATGCTGGTAGTATAGGTAATGTATTTACCGCTACTGTTGAGGCGGCAGGAGGCTTTAAAGTAGGTGGAGCAGATAATAATTCTCTCGACTTTTTCTTAGGAGGTTATGGCGCAAAGAAAGTAAATAACATTGTCCCCTTCTTAGGATATGATTACTTAAGTATTGCTGGAGATGGCTATGTAAAAGCACTATTTGAAGTTGATTTTGAGGTTTTCCCAAAAAACCACCTCAACCTCTCGGCAAACTTTGCAAATGTGGGTTACGATATTTTTGACAATCCAGACAACTGGTTGCCACCGGCTACATTTTCTGGTTATTCTCTAGGGTATGGCTCTGAAACGCTACTTGGACCTTTGCGACTTAAATATACCTATAGCCCAGAAGTTAAACGTAGTGAGTGGTTTATAAGTCTAGGTTACGAATTTTAA
- a CDS encoding acyl carrier protein — protein sequence MSDIASRVKAIIVDKLGVDENEVVTEASFTNDLGADSLDTVELIMEFEKEFDIQIPDDQAENIATVGQAVSYIEEAK from the coding sequence ATGTCAGACATTGCATCAAGAGTAAAAGCGATTATCGTAGACAAATTAGGAGTAGACGAAAACGAAGTTGTAACGGAAGCGAGCTTCACAAACGACCTAGGCGCTGATTCACTAGACACAGTGGAACTCATTATGGAGTTTGAAAAAGAATTTGATATCCAAATTCCAGACGATCAAGCAGAAAATATTGCGACAGTAGGTCAAGCAGTATCTTATATAGAAGAGGCAAAATAA
- a CDS encoding sensor histidine kinase translates to MLVKFPKRYYLVFAFLALITAIAVYWGTSRIIQQEEAARTLNLERANREAAKEFQEALNNYATLISGVKSYIEISNGSFTENDISSFIERQLGGLIMERPFSVSYIDTSHIFIFDFTMQPVPNAQLVGTSIGKIIGKEGMSRMDSLMRKSDFYASDPTNLLEGRVGLPLGFGVLDSLGNSLGYITSIAEFAPILDKAYVHNNKEDFVFRFKSSNGNYFDRSRAHNGQKIYSVNEDPEFFKNFDVSEETYISSVVPFYNKEFMLSTAYKKSHEGFLALGVTSCLWYLAILGFMFFLISQYYLYERKNKIIASQKVRLSELVATKNKFFSILANDLRGPLSSVINFLDVLKVEHANNSQTTTIINSLEDSSRNSISLLDNLLKWSKLQTEQVEFTPVALDIMSITKDQIKIQNHALQSKGINIRLESSFKGEVVGDKNMVATIIRNLLSNAIKFSHDNDIIVIELTRLDNKFVFSIEDNGIGIPEYDKQRLFDLTEITSRVGTRNEKGSGLGLVLSNEYLKAHKGELHIESEDGKGTLVTFTLPLD, encoded by the coding sequence ATGTTAGTAAAATTTCCAAAGAGATACTATCTCGTTTTTGCATTTCTTGCACTCATAACGGCAATTGCTGTTTATTGGGGTACATCCCGCATAATACAACAAGAGGAAGCTGCTCGTACACTTAACTTAGAAAGAGCAAATAGAGAAGCTGCAAAGGAATTTCAAGAAGCTCTTAACAATTATGCAACTCTAATTTCTGGAGTAAAAAGTTATATTGAAATATCTAATGGGAGCTTTACTGAGAACGATATATCTTCCTTTATAGAACGGCAGCTAGGTGGACTTATCATGGAACGTCCCTTTAGTGTTTCATATATTGATACGAGCCATATTTTTATTTTTGACTTTACCATGCAGCCTGTACCTAATGCACAATTAGTAGGTACTTCTATAGGTAAAATTATAGGTAAGGAAGGAATGTCAAGAATGGACTCTTTAATGCGTAAGAGTGATTTTTATGCCTCAGACCCCACAAATTTATTAGAAGGTAGAGTAGGGCTTCCGCTAGGGTTTGGTGTTTTGGACAGCCTCGGTAATTCTCTAGGCTACATTACAAGTATTGCAGAGTTTGCCCCTATTTTAGATAAAGCTTATGTTCATAATAACAAAGAGGATTTTGTTTTTAGGTTTAAGAGTAGTAACGGTAATTACTTTGATCGTAGTAGAGCCCATAATGGACAAAAAATATACTCTGTAAATGAGGACCCAGAGTTTTTTAAAAACTTCGATGTTAGTGAAGAAACCTATATTTCCAGTGTAGTCCCTTTTTACAATAAGGAATTTATGTTAAGCACCGCCTATAAGAAGTCTCATGAAGGTTTCTTAGCACTAGGCGTTACATCATGTTTATGGTATCTCGCCATATTAGGATTTATGTTCTTTTTAATAAGTCAGTATTATTTGTACGAGCGTAAGAATAAAATTATTGCATCACAAAAAGTTAGACTCTCAGAGCTTGTAGCTACAAAAAATAAGTTTTTCTCAATTTTAGCAAATGACCTTAGAGGTCCTCTATCATCCGTAATAAACTTTCTAGATGTATTAAAAGTAGAACACGCAAATAACAGTCAAACCACCACGATAATAAATTCTCTTGAAGACTCTAGCCGAAACAGTATTTCATTACTTGACAACCTTCTAAAATGGTCAAAACTGCAAACAGAGCAAGTCGAGTTTACTCCTGTTGCATTAGATATCATGTCTATTACAAAAGATCAAATCAAAATACAAAACCACGCTCTTCAAAGCAAAGGGATCAACATACGTCTAGAGTCAAGTTTTAAAGGTGAAGTAGTAGGAGATAAGAATATGGTGGCGACCATAATTAGAAATTTACTGTCTAATGCAATTAAGTTTTCGCACGATAATGATATCATAGTGATTGAGCTTACAAGGCTAGATAATAAGTTTGTTTTTAGTATTGAAGATAACGGAATAGGGATTCCAGAATATGACAAGCAACGTCTTTTTGATCTAACTGAGATTACGAGTCGGGTGGGCACTAGAAACGAAAAGGGTTCAGGTCTAGGACTAGTTTTAAGTAATGAGTATCTCAAGGCTCATAAAGGAGAATTACATATTGAAAGTGAAGATGGTAAGGGAACTCTCGTTACATTCACATTGCCTCTAGATTAA